A window of Thermodesulfobacteriota bacterium genomic DNA:
AGAGCTTAAACAATATCTGAAGGCAACGGACGTGGCCTATATTCAGGAATACCTGCCCGTTGACCGTGATATACGGGTCGTGGTGATAGGCAAAAAAATTGTGCATTCCTACTGGCGTATTGCTTCTAAAGGTGAATTCAGAAGTAATGTTGCCCTTGGCGGCCAGATCAGTTTTGATCATATGCCCCCAAAGGCCCATGAACTTGCCCTGCATACTGCAAAAAAGTGTAACTGGGACGATGTGGGTATTGATATCTGCATGCATAAGAACCGCTTTTTTATTCTTGAGGCAAATATGAAATATGGTAAAGAAGGCTTTAGAACAGCCGGAATTGATTATAAAAAACTCATGGAGACCATGATCGATAATGAAGAAATTTAATCATTCAGTTCTTGATATGATAAAACAGACCTTGGACCAGCGGGAATCGGAAAACCTCTCTCCGGTTGCAACCCTAAGCAAGAATGCGGTGCGCCGCGTGGATGAAAAAAATATTGAAACAGGATACCGTCAGGCATTTTCTGTGGATGTGGACCGAATTTTACACTCAAGGGCCTATACCAGATACATAGACAAGACTCAGGTTTTTTATCTGATAAAAAACGATCACATTACTCACCGGGTGCTGCACGTTCAGCTTGTATCGAAAATTGCCAGGACGATCGGTCGCTTTTTAGGATTAAACGAGGATTTGATAGAGGCCATTTCTTTGGGGCATGATATCGGCCATGCGCCTTTCGGTCATGACGGCGAAAGGATTCTCTCCGATATTTGTAAAAAACACGGGATCGGGTATTTCATGCATAATGTTCAGAGTATTCAGTTTCTTGACAAGGTGGAAAGGAATGGAGACGGATGGAATTTGTGTCTGCAAACCCTGGATGGAATTTTATGCCATGACGGAGAAATTCATGACAGAAAGCTTAAACCGGAAAGGGAAAAATCATTTGAAAAACTTAAAAAAGAGATGGCTGCCAAAAAAAAAGACCCTGATACTTTGCTTATACCCATGACCCTGGAAGGTTGTACGGTTAGAATGACCGACACCATCAGCTACATAGGAAGAGATATTGAAGATGCCATACGTCTGGATATGATAAAAAGATCCGATCTTCCTATAGAAAGCGTTAAATATCTCGGAGATTCAAACGGGACCA
This region includes:
- a CDS encoding HD domain-containing protein, whose translation is MKKFNHSVLDMIKQTLDQRESENLSPVATLSKNAVRRVDEKNIETGYRQAFSVDVDRILHSRAYTRYIDKTQVFYLIKNDHITHRVLHVQLVSKIARTIGRFLGLNEDLIEAISLGHDIGHAPFGHDGERILSDICKKHGIGYFMHNVQSIQFLDKVERNGDGWNLCLQTLDGILCHDGEIHDRKLKPEREKSFEKLKKEMAAKKKDPDTLLIPMTLEGCTVRMTDTISYIGRDIEDAIRLDMIKRSDLPIESVKYLGDSNGTIVFNLVTDMIKNSFQHNYLAFSPEISAALKKLKEFNLTHIYMNPKIKKHLGTIRKLFEMLFEKYLNDLETENHSSVIFTRFLKDMSEDYHIHHSKEEMVKDFIAGMTDQYFLRQCPESMRPEPQYY